The following are encoded together in the Sphingomicrobium clamense genome:
- a CDS encoding DUF418 domain-containing protein, which translates to MTEGHVAPITSSERIGELDALRGFALLGVFIANYVFFAFYPFASMEVHREAWSEDPANVLALQATLWLVSDKANTLFGVLFGMGFWVQLSRMKARTSDANSLYLRRLTILLGIGAINLYLLWPWDILFVYAIAGFLLFALRGLSLRAMAIAGLVLMLFSRPVVKTTSRELGILGRQEGLVYNPDAQASRFDTIINGSYADWVREFAFMTHEGFFLSGVLISWILYALGRFLIGAWIARQGWLERIAELRPRIGRIALVVLPLGLALEYVHMAVNNDMMELPDLANQAVHMVGLVLAALGYATALLWLYHSKSLGWLPRLFAPTGRMALTNYLAHGILFTLVLAGFGPGLALAGSITPIQTLMLAVGVFVALSVFSHFWLRTYRYGPLEYIWRTLTYGSAPQFRRQPAIAR; encoded by the coding sequence ATGACCGAAGGCCACGTCGCACCGATCACATCGTCCGAACGCATCGGCGAACTGGACGCGCTGCGCGGGTTCGCGCTCCTGGGCGTGTTCATCGCCAACTATGTCTTCTTCGCCTTCTACCCCTTCGCCTCGATGGAAGTGCACCGCGAGGCCTGGAGCGAGGACCCGGCCAACGTGCTCGCGCTGCAAGCCACGCTCTGGCTCGTGTCGGACAAGGCCAATACGCTTTTCGGCGTGCTGTTCGGCATGGGTTTCTGGGTCCAGTTGAGCCGGATGAAGGCCCGCACGAGCGATGCCAACAGCCTCTATCTACGTCGCCTGACGATCCTGCTTGGGATCGGCGCGATCAATCTCTATCTGCTATGGCCGTGGGACATTTTGTTCGTCTACGCGATCGCCGGTTTCCTCCTGTTCGCGCTCCGCGGACTGTCGCTAAGGGCGATGGCGATTGCCGGGCTCGTGCTAATGCTGTTCTCCCGCCCGGTCGTCAAAACGACCTCGCGCGAGCTGGGCATTCTCGGCCGTCAGGAAGGTCTCGTTTACAATCCCGACGCACAGGCCTCCCGCTTCGACACGATCATCAACGGCAGCTATGCCGACTGGGTCCGCGAGTTCGCCTTCATGACCCACGAAGGCTTCTTCCTGAGCGGCGTGCTCATCTCCTGGATACTCTACGCGCTCGGCCGCTTCCTGATCGGCGCGTGGATCGCCCGCCAAGGATGGCTCGAACGGATTGCCGAACTGCGCCCCCGGATCGGTCGTATCGCGCTCGTCGTGCTGCCGCTCGGCCTCGCGCTCGAATATGTCCACATGGCGGTCAATAACGACATGATGGAATTGCCCGATCTCGCCAACCAGGCCGTCCATATGGTCGGGCTGGTCCTCGCGGCGCTGGGCTATGCGACGGCACTGCTCTGGCTCTATCATAGCAAGTCGCTCGGTTGGCTTCCCCGCCTCTTCGCACCGACCGGTCGGATGGCGCTGACCAACTATCTTGCGCACGGTATCCTGTTCACGCTCGTGCTGGCAGGCTTCGGCCCCGGCCTGGCGTTGGCGGGGAGCATCACGCCCATCCAGACCCTGATGCTCGCGGTCGGCGTGTTCGTCGCCTTGTCGGTGTTCAGCCACTTCTGGCTGCGCACCTATCGCTATGGCCCGCTCGAATATATCTGGCGCACGCTGACCTATGGCAGCGCGCCGCAGTTTAGGCGTCAGCCGGCGATCGCGCGGTAA
- a CDS encoding GtrA family protein, translating to MRAHWEALDEETRKVAGQVARYAFAGLVITILFTLAYWALAEFGGVEPMVSLTIVFVIFTFISYLTHSRFTFQGHGSRDRPARRTARFFVTNIIGYLINQFWVWWLVHHLDGETWWPTIPFVLITPWLTFLLQRKWVYA from the coding sequence ATGCGAGCGCACTGGGAGGCACTGGACGAGGAAACGCGCAAGGTCGCGGGGCAGGTCGCTCGCTATGCCTTTGCAGGGCTCGTCATCACCATCCTCTTCACCCTCGCATACTGGGCGCTTGCCGAATTTGGCGGGGTCGAGCCGATGGTCTCGCTCACTATCGTCTTCGTCATCTTCACCTTCATCTCCTATCTGACCCACTCGCGTTTCACCTTCCAGGGGCACGGCAGCCGCGACCGACCGGCGCGGCGCACCGCCCGCTTCTTCGTCACCAACATCATCGGCTATCTCATCAACCAATTCTGGGTCTGGTGGCTGGTCCATCACCTGGACGGCGAGACGTGGTGGCCGACCATCCCATTCGTGCTCATCACGCCGTGGCTGACCTTCCTGCTGCAGCGCAAATGGGTCTATGCGTGA
- a CDS encoding SAM-dependent methyltransferase, translated as MALLSRLIQKFLKEGQLTLVHPDGRRETLGPGGGEAVTIRFADDKVVRDLMRNPRLMLGEAYMDGRIVFEDGKMIDLLSMVQRSNAFEDKEPGGASFVDKGKIAGLARWLRRNNPVKSKDNVAHHYDLGDDLYDLFLDPWRQYSCAYYEEPGQPLEEAQLAKLAHIAGKLHLREGDHVLDIGCGWGGMARYLHKVAGVRVTGITLSEHQLTYARAKAVEEGVADKVDFQLVDYRKLEGQFDRIVTVGMFEHVGAAHYREFYDACRRLLKRDGVMLNHTIGRLGEAGSPDPFTDKWIFPGYHIPSLSQMCEASEQARLMVSDVEILRLHYAHTLRAWLERVEAKKPEIERLYDERFYRMWEFYLGGAIVMFEHGGSCNYQVQYVRDRRALPITRDYMAEAEARYRAIAG; from the coding sequence ATGGCGTTGCTTTCCAGGCTGATCCAGAAATTCCTGAAAGAAGGCCAGCTCACGCTGGTCCATCCCGACGGGCGTCGCGAGACGCTCGGTCCGGGCGGCGGGGAGGCGGTCACGATCCGCTTCGCCGACGACAAGGTCGTGCGCGACCTCATGCGCAATCCGCGGCTGATGCTCGGCGAGGCCTATATGGACGGGCGCATCGTCTTCGAGGACGGCAAGATGATCGATCTGCTGTCTATGGTCCAGCGTTCCAACGCGTTCGAAGACAAGGAGCCGGGAGGCGCGAGTTTCGTCGACAAGGGCAAGATTGCCGGGCTCGCCCGCTGGCTGCGGCGCAACAATCCGGTGAAATCGAAGGACAATGTCGCGCATCACTATGACTTGGGCGACGATCTCTACGACCTGTTTCTCGACCCGTGGCGCCAATATAGCTGCGCCTATTACGAGGAGCCGGGCCAGCCGCTCGAAGAAGCGCAGCTCGCCAAGCTCGCGCACATCGCCGGCAAACTGCACCTGCGCGAAGGCGACCATGTGCTTGACATTGGCTGTGGCTGGGGCGGCATGGCGCGCTACCTGCACAAGGTGGCGGGCGTGCGGGTCACTGGCATCACGCTGTCCGAGCATCAGCTGACCTATGCGCGCGCGAAGGCGGTCGAGGAGGGGGTGGCCGACAAGGTCGATTTCCAGCTGGTCGATTATCGAAAGCTCGAGGGGCAGTTTGACCGCATCGTCACGGTCGGCATGTTCGAGCATGTCGGCGCGGCGCATTATCGCGAATTTTACGACGCGTGCCGACGGCTGCTCAAGCGCGACGGGGTGATGCTCAATCACACGATCGGGCGGCTGGGCGAAGCGGGGTCCCCCGACCCGTTCACCGACAAGTGGATCTTTCCCGGCTATCACATCCCGTCCTTGTCGCAGATGTGCGAGGCGAGCGAGCAGGCGCGGCTGATGGTCAGCGATGTCGAGATATTACGGCTGCACTATGCGCACACGTTGCGCGCCTGGCTCGAACGGGTGGAGGCCAAGAAGCCGGAGATCGAGCGCCTATACGACGAGCGCTTCTACCGCATGTGGGAGTTCTACCTCGGCGGCGCGATCGTGATGTTCGAACATGGCGGAAGCTGCAACTACCAGGTGCAATATGTCCGCGACCGGCGCGCCCTGCCGATCACGCGTGACTATATGGCGGAGGCCGAGGCCCGTTACCGCGCGATCGCCGGCTGA
- a CDS encoding EF-hand domain-containing protein, with translation MGMLLITAAMLAAAQDVETVEVEVVEGARPQVLFMQIAKTRDETAAQAAERFDARDTDGNGYLEGEERHAMGLKVANLEMLEGDLELPKHMKMRHRMKMEPGEMFAKIDTDGNGAISKEEFEAHHKDHGQHAMPRVMLKRSPEGEVDGEREVVVNRWVSEDGDEVKKEVIVKRLGEGGEWTTEDRKKVMLQRVEKLAAAADEDADGDGRVSRQEAIDKALERFDAMDKDGDGVLDEGENVLVMKRVVERKD, from the coding sequence ATGGGCATGCTTCTCATCACCGCCGCCATGCTTGCCGCCGCGCAGGACGTCGAGACCGTCGAGGTCGAAGTCGTCGAGGGCGCGAGGCCGCAGGTACTATTCATGCAGATCGCCAAAACGCGAGACGAGACTGCCGCCCAGGCTGCCGAGCGGTTCGACGCGCGCGACACGGACGGTAACGGCTATCTCGAGGGCGAGGAACGCCACGCGATGGGCCTCAAGGTCGCGAACCTCGAAATGCTCGAGGGCGATCTCGAACTGCCCAAGCATATGAAGATGCGCCATCGCATGAAGATGGAGCCGGGCGAAATGTTCGCCAAGATCGACACGGACGGCAATGGCGCCATCAGCAAGGAAGAGTTCGAGGCGCATCACAAGGACCATGGCCAGCACGCCATGCCGCGCGTCATGCTCAAGCGCTCGCCTGAGGGTGAGGTCGACGGCGAACGCGAAGTGGTCGTCAATCGCTGGGTCAGCGAGGACGGCGACGAAGTGAAGAAGGAAGTCATCGTCAAGCGGCTCGGCGAGGGCGGCGAATGGACGACCGAGGACCGCAAGAAGGTGATGCTCCAACGCGTCGAAAAGCTTGCTGCCGCCGCCGACGAGGATGCTGACGGCGACGGTCGCGTCAGCCGCCAGGAAGCCATCGACAAGGCGCTCGAGCGCTTCGACGCGATGGACAAGGACGGTGACGGCGTCCTTGACGAAGGCGAGAACGTGTTGGTCATGAAACGCGTGGTCGAGCGCAAGGACTAG